One uncultured Fibrobacter sp. DNA segment encodes these proteins:
- a CDS encoding histidine phosphatase family protein: protein MKKSVSLLPAMALSVAFLAACSDDSSSGNNPAASNPGISSDSTNPQQTSSDANQITSSDGTLIASSSSEDVFQPIDPAAITLDEDGFADIKDVYRSLQANEKAVFVIRHAERDMFVTRQGDLSEDGEIQALDVGKKLVGPDEFTYSHTDYVRTYKTCLGIATGRGQATFPNDTNDIYTEGWYVSNDSLFDEYSKKPSDTHTVTSSWAYNGEFADAFFDYTAKNEEMTNMLVGDYATASRVRVVCSHDNFVVPLTVYLTNKTVNLRVFENNKKWLNFLAGAAIITNDAGARRTYAVKGLESGVQ from the coding sequence ATGAAAAAGAGCGTTTCTCTCCTCCCCGCCATGGCGCTTTCCGTAGCATTCCTTGCTGCATGTTCCGACGATTCCTCCAGCGGAAACAATCCGGCAGCAAGCAATCCGGGAATCTCTAGCGATTCGACTAATCCCCAGCAAACCAGCAGCGATGCGAACCAGATTACTAGCAGCGACGGCACCCTGATTGCAAGCAGTTCCTCCGAAGATGTTTTCCAACCCATTGATCCGGCAGCCATCACGCTTGACGAAGACGGTTTTGCCGACATCAAGGACGTTTATCGAAGCTTGCAGGCCAACGAAAAAGCCGTATTCGTCATACGCCACGCCGAACGCGACATGTTTGTCACCAGGCAAGGCGACCTTTCCGAAGATGGTGAAATTCAGGCTCTGGATGTAGGAAAGAAACTGGTTGGTCCGGACGAATTCACCTACTCCCATACAGACTACGTAAGAACATACAAGACCTGCCTAGGCATCGCCACCGGAAGGGGCCAGGCAACCTTCCCCAACGACACAAACGACATCTACACCGAAGGCTGGTATGTAAGTAACGACAGCCTTTTTGACGAATATTCCAAGAAACCGAGCGACACACACACGGTCACGTCAAGTTGGGCATACAACGGCGAATTTGCAGACGCATTCTTCGACTACACAGCAAAGAATGAAGAAATGACCAATATGCTCGTGGGCGATTACGCCACGGCAAGCCGCGTGAGAGTGGTCTGCTCCCACGATAACTTCGTCGTCCCGTTAACCGTGTACCTAACAAACAAGACCGTAAACCTCCGCGTATTTGAAAACAACAAAAAGTGGCTTAACTTCTTGGCCGGTGCCGCCATCATCACAAACGATGCCGGAGCTCGCCGTACATACGCGGTCAAGGGTCTGGAATCCGGAGTCCAGTAA
- a CDS encoding VWA domain-containing protein, with product MLIVFLVLFLCSLVFASGANASVVIERDTNTYQVAIGDTLSITSRQKLTPGENFVKWEIVSGTGTFIDETADSSAFIPSSSDVVLRMVVQTLPIYEISEKETVFNFYKNSAIVPRNHEYGVRMFFETNEGGTLALVYESSQVLGVVDFLDDATFTQALPAESFLGGKNCVNYTQGRKKCTFEAPANIKNYFLLYLGRYPNHNMKDSMTVRVTKMRSLEALQTGNGSAYVDSSGTKVKVNNLVIDSDTTKIYATPDKDNIFDHWEVASGTCTILDIKSETTKVVNVMNDCKVKATFVAGKVYTITNTSTEYNFTDHLYAKQVSSGSAGVRFSFTAPSDGPYTIVISNDYTQDSLKYIRYTASDYASESVSKKFLGAFSESLNLTAGQTLSIVVANTTSKPNSFFINYATQAFSLTLSQDGNGKVVPNGGYATAYSGTKYSIGAEANSGYRFSDWQIVSGSPVIDDSEAPFTFATITANTELKARFKQSSVHSLTRTKQTFNFQKHYYGESTRSVIRFTWTPPDTATYLISFEPVDPVAAILKDYGTDKTFAKVESVNAVSGTTSFTFKGTPGTPLYWTFQDSTSGIPNTSFKAWISTPYVLNVMTAKEGAVNPSGKVFTSPGEETILTAWPYGGYKFKSWVNTEGDMTISSPKQPRTVVTLIDSLCSVKATFTNDESADPLLNISKLDIGSYPEICAQVSVTDKNSGHSFYGLVSEDFTLTQDGVPIKPEVTSINNVSGVSIVIVVDESNSMSINHRVDKAKDAIRSFINTMGPYDRTAIVGFRGGDSTVVHRALTSDKALLLQAVDSIAAVSKTTNIFTGTIAGINQIVNETNTTAVVVFSDGDNNSGSIDLRGTIDLANSRKTTIYSIALESESRYPLENLSSGTGGTFSIASDANELAGLYAGIRDNILSQYVVCFQSPDTVANGETHNVVIGTKFNKISTSDSSTWSESATPPSIALTDATWDLIATPQASNNTLKIGVYINTPLQIQSASVYLRTTGTVYGVFMPYALQNVRDNLWEFTVPASLVMAPGLDFYVIAIDTAGQVGKSPKIQNPSVQPYTIFVDNDIPVVEAVSVACEDSTTDIKTFSFNIKDSDGIGSVTLFYRDAQSIIFQEVGLTYSAEKDVWMTEFRANVRDYSSINYYLRVMDGRGAYVRDPKEGTHSTEACRIHFVDTDTLVTDSIPEDSIAPSPRDSIEYSLIADTAEIYDKDLDGRADFVRVHFKEEREDNITSIDSIFWNSNRGEWRYVPAGTIEMNRKDGKWVEAYINKPYKYGLTKADTVHKPFLSFTTIHSDKLENVLLLDKVGAVPAKATKRPGKIDLDNYMDPNSENPPDTLIVTLSESIKNVGSENAWKKLFRYSESCDDTVTYPLELKQAPQIRENGRQWTLILDGYSLKAGYCLSTAPEAHYEDLVGNPLGRGGVKVDGKDGTFYLGEVKPVQPVSGLGKTAKWIPPKGDEWEKLPDTVSAISVKTLSPYTAEVYIFDGIATYVTNFTQKFGYDGEMEESIRSKSDDRTKQSFLHWNQRSDKGRRVGTGIYIWKIRFKFEDGHKEMRTIKTGVFRKGGKKSGK from the coding sequence GTGTTGATCGTCTTTTTAGTTCTTTTCCTTTGTTCGTTGGTGTTTGCTTCGGGTGCAAATGCAAGTGTTGTTATCGAGAGGGATACCAATACTTACCAAGTCGCTATTGGCGATACTCTTTCTATTACATCTAGGCAAAAACTCACTCCCGGTGAAAACTTCGTTAAGTGGGAAATTGTTTCGGGAACGGGAACGTTTATTGATGAGACTGCGGATTCTTCTGCGTTTATTCCGTCATCGAGCGATGTTGTCTTAAGAATGGTTGTTCAGACATTGCCCATTTACGAAATATCTGAAAAGGAAACGGTTTTCAATTTTTACAAGAATAGTGCGATTGTCCCCAGAAACCACGAATACGGCGTCCGGATGTTCTTTGAAACTAACGAAGGAGGGACGTTAGCGTTAGTATATGAAAGCAGCCAGGTCCTTGGTGTTGTCGATTTCCTCGATGACGCGACATTTACTCAAGCCCTTCCTGCCGAATCTTTTCTCGGAGGCAAAAACTGTGTTAACTATACGCAGGGACGCAAAAAATGCACTTTCGAGGCACCTGCTAATATCAAGAATTATTTCCTGCTCTACCTTGGCCGCTATCCCAATCACAACATGAAGGACTCTATGACCGTTCGTGTTACAAAAATGCGTTCTTTGGAAGCGTTGCAGACGGGGAATGGAAGTGCTTATGTTGACTCTTCGGGCACAAAAGTCAAGGTGAATAATCTAGTCATAGATTCTGATACCACCAAGATTTACGCTACACCGGACAAGGATAATATTTTTGACCATTGGGAAGTTGCGTCGGGTACTTGCACCATCTTGGACATTAAAAGTGAAACGACAAAAGTTGTGAACGTAATGAACGACTGCAAGGTGAAAGCCACATTCGTCGCTGGAAAGGTCTATACAATTACGAATACTTCGACCGAATACAACTTCACCGATCATCTGTATGCAAAGCAGGTATCCAGTGGAAGTGCTGGAGTTCGTTTCTCCTTTACCGCTCCGAGTGACGGTCCGTATACCATTGTCATATCAAACGATTACACTCAGGATTCATTGAAATACATTCGATATACAGCGTCAGACTACGCATCGGAGTCTGTTTCAAAGAAGTTCTTGGGGGCTTTCTCGGAGTCTTTGAATCTCACGGCAGGACAGACTCTCTCGATTGTTGTTGCAAATACGACGAGTAAGCCCAATTCGTTCTTTATCAATTATGCCACGCAGGCATTCAGCCTCACGCTTTCCCAGGACGGAAATGGAAAAGTTGTCCCGAATGGCGGCTATGCAACGGCGTACTCCGGTACGAAGTATTCCATCGGCGCCGAGGCAAATAGCGGCTACCGTTTTTCTGACTGGCAAATCGTGTCGGGTTCGCCAGTCATCGACGACAGCGAGGCTCCCTTTACTTTTGCGACCATCACTGCGAATACCGAGCTGAAGGCCCGGTTCAAGCAGAGCTCAGTCCATTCGCTTACCAGGACAAAGCAGACCTTCAATTTTCAGAAGCACTATTATGGCGAGTCTACTCGGTCGGTCATCCGGTTCACCTGGACCCCTCCTGATACCGCGACTTACTTGATTAGTTTCGAACCTGTTGACCCGGTCGCGGCGATTCTCAAGGATTACGGAACGGACAAGACGTTTGCGAAGGTTGAATCCGTAAACGCCGTCAGTGGCACGACGAGTTTCACCTTCAAAGGGACTCCAGGAACTCCGCTGTATTGGACATTCCAAGACAGTACGAGCGGCATCCCGAACACATCGTTCAAGGCGTGGATTTCTACACCTTATGTGTTGAATGTCATGACCGCCAAGGAAGGCGCGGTCAACCCGTCTGGAAAAGTGTTCACGAGTCCGGGTGAAGAGACCATCTTGACCGCTTGGCCCTATGGTGGCTACAAGTTCAAGTCTTGGGTGAATACCGAAGGGGATATGACTATTTCCTCCCCGAAGCAGCCAAGGACGGTCGTTACTTTGATCGATTCGCTTTGTTCTGTAAAGGCCACCTTCACTAACGACGAGTCTGCGGACCCGCTATTGAACATCTCGAAACTGGATATTGGCAGCTATCCCGAAATTTGTGCCCAGGTTTCCGTTACAGACAAGAATTCAGGACACTCCTTCTATGGGCTTGTTTCCGAAGATTTCACTTTGACTCAGGACGGAGTGCCCATCAAGCCCGAGGTGACGAGCATCAATAATGTTTCGGGTGTTTCGATTGTCATTGTTGTCGATGAGAGTAATTCGATGAGTATCAACCATCGTGTGGATAAGGCGAAGGATGCGATCCGCTCCTTCATAAACACCATGGGGCCATACGACAGGACTGCCATCGTTGGTTTCCGCGGGGGGGATTCCACTGTGGTTCATCGTGCTCTGACTTCGGACAAGGCACTGCTGCTCCAAGCTGTAGATTCTATTGCTGCCGTGAGTAAAACGACGAACATTTTTACAGGAACGATTGCTGGCATAAATCAAATTGTGAACGAAACCAATACGACCGCCGTGGTCGTGTTCTCCGATGGGGATAACAACAGCGGTTCTATTGATTTGAGAGGGACCATAGACCTGGCCAACTCGAGGAAGACGACCATATATTCAATTGCACTTGAGAGCGAGTCGAGATACCCGTTGGAAAACCTGTCTTCCGGTACGGGCGGAACTTTCTCGATTGCAAGCGATGCGAATGAACTTGCGGGCCTATATGCAGGCATTCGTGACAATATCCTTTCGCAATACGTTGTTTGTTTCCAGTCGCCGGACACGGTCGCGAACGGGGAAACGCACAACGTTGTCATTGGTACGAAGTTCAATAAGATATCGACGAGTGATTCCTCCACATGGAGCGAAAGCGCTACGCCTCCGTCCATCGCGCTTACCGATGCTACCTGGGACCTCATCGCAACTCCGCAGGCGTCGAACAATACGCTCAAGATCGGTGTGTACATAAACACCCCGCTGCAAATCCAGTCTGCTAGCGTGTACTTGCGCACAACGGGTACTGTTTATGGTGTGTTCATGCCATACGCCTTGCAGAATGTGCGCGATAACCTCTGGGAATTCACAGTCCCTGCGAGCCTCGTCATGGCTCCTGGCCTTGATTTCTATGTCATCGCGATAGACACTGCTGGCCAGGTGGGCAAGTCTCCGAAAATCCAGAATCCCTCGGTGCAGCCTTACACGATTTTTGTCGACAACGATATTCCAGTTGTCGAAGCTGTTTCTGTTGCGTGCGAAGACTCTACGACCGACATCAAGACATTCTCCTTCAACATCAAGGATAGCGATGGCATTGGCTCTGTGACTTTGTTCTACAGAGATGCGCAGTCCATCATCTTCCAGGAAGTTGGGCTTACGTACTCCGCAGAGAAAGACGTCTGGATGACTGAATTCCGTGCGAATGTGAGAGACTACTCTAGCATTAATTACTATTTGCGTGTGATGGATGGAAGGGGCGCATATGTTCGCGACCCGAAGGAAGGAACGCATTCCACGGAAGCCTGCAGGATTCATTTTGTTGACACGGATACGTTGGTTACGGACTCGATTCCCGAGGATTCTATCGCACCGTCGCCGCGCGATTCCATTGAGTACTCGCTCATTGCGGACACTGCCGAGATTTACGACAAGGATCTTGACGGTCGTGCCGATTTCGTTCGAGTCCACTTCAAGGAAGAACGTGAAGACAACATCACGAGCATTGACTCCATCTTCTGGAATTCCAACCGTGGTGAATGGCGCTATGTGCCTGCCGGTACTATCGAGATGAACCGTAAGGATGGAAAATGGGTCGAAGCCTATATCAACAAACCTTACAAGTATGGTTTGACCAAGGCCGACACCGTTCATAAGCCGTTCCTGAGTTTCACGACAATCCACTCGGACAAACTGGAAAATGTCTTGCTTTTGGACAAGGTGGGAGCTGTTCCTGCGAAGGCGACCAAGCGCCCAGGCAAGATTGATCTTGATAATTACATGGACCCGAATTCGGAAAATCCTCCCGATACGCTCATTGTCACCTTGTCTGAGTCTATCAAGAATGTCGGGAGCGAGAATGCTTGGAAGAAACTGTTCCGCTACTCGGAATCCTGCGATGATACTGTCACGTATCCGTTGGAATTGAAACAGGCTCCGCAAATCCGTGAGAACGGCCGGCAGTGGACTCTTATTCTTGACGGGTATTCTCTCAAGGCGGGTTACTGCTTGTCTACGGCTCCTGAAGCTCATTACGAGGATTTGGTGGGCAATCCCCTTGGTCGCGGCGGCGTCAAGGTTGATGGAAAAGATGGCACGTTCTACCTTGGCGAAGTTAAGCCTGTTCAACCTGTCAGTGGCCTCGGCAAAACGGCAAAGTGGATTCCTCCTAAGGGCGATGAATGGGAAAAATTGCCCGATACGGTATCTGCCATTAGCGTGAAGACGTTGTCTCCGTATACGGCCGAAGTCTACATCTTTGACGGAATCGCGACCTATGTCACGAATTTCACGCAGAAGTTCGGCTATGACGGAGAAATGGAAGAGTCTATTCGCAGCAAATCCGACGACCGGACCAAGCAGAGCTTCTTGCATTGGAACCAACGTTCCGACAAGGGCCGGAGAGTCGGTACTGGCATCTATATTTGGAAAATACGCTTCAAGTTCGAAGATGGTCACAAGGAAATGAGAACCATCAAGACGGGTGTCTTCCGGAAGGGTGGGAAAAAATCCGGTAAATAA
- a CDS encoding T9SS type A sorting domain-containing protein, whose translation MKKFIYSSLAVAMLASFAVAQTTPWAEKGCVAFVNGTGDYNQNCYNSGLLDMADGKCYTFNTERGPVPQWINNVASQTWWWVETECVAAPEVPPVEPRDPSTYTLEDKGCIPFVNGTGDYNQHCYISGLLDMAEGKCYTYNTERGPVPQWINNVASQTWWWVETECADTVLVSSSSSDISSSSEESSSSEVSSSSDCSGTELAENCEDSSSSSEESSSSSEESSSSEESSSSEESSSSEESSSSEESSSSEESSSSEESSSSVEYTDKCITYVHGAGHYAENCYKAGLNNMAEGKCYELNPDRVEQYGNALYINPTATDPYWWQETECAQVEVVPPPDPDTYELQDKGCIEYVHGAGNWTTNCYNAGLNGMEEGKCYEIKPARYAQVANQQYINGNAFDTYWWQETLCADTVFKSEPKPESKPEPKFAAGKALEVVATTADIKTLRVFDMNGKLLHSESFTGAIKDVDFAKFAGNGVRLVRITSGNKLVAMKRIAAR comes from the coding sequence ATGAAGAAATTTATCTATTCATCTCTCGCTGTAGCGATGCTCGCGTCGTTTGCAGTCGCTCAAACTACTCCGTGGGCCGAAAAGGGCTGCGTTGCTTTTGTGAACGGTACTGGTGATTACAACCAGAACTGCTACAATAGCGGCCTGCTTGACATGGCTGATGGTAAGTGCTATACGTTCAACACCGAACGTGGTCCGGTTCCGCAGTGGATTAACAACGTTGCCAGCCAGACTTGGTGGTGGGTTGAAACGGAATGCGTTGCCGCTCCGGAAGTCCCGCCGGTTGAACCGCGTGACCCGAGCACCTACACTCTTGAAGACAAGGGTTGTATTCCGTTCGTGAACGGCACGGGTGACTACAATCAGCACTGCTACATTAGCGGCCTGCTCGACATGGCTGAAGGCAAGTGCTATACCTACAACACCGAACGTGGCCCGGTTCCGCAGTGGATCAACAACGTTGCCAGCCAGACTTGGTGGTGGGTTGAAACGGAATGCGCTGACACCGTTCTCGTTTCTAGCAGCAGCTCCGATATTTCTAGCAGCTCTGAAGAATCCAGCAGCTCCGAAGTTTCTAGCAGCTCCGATTGCAGCGGCACTGAACTGGCTGAAAATTGCGAAGACTCCTCCAGCAGCTCTGAAGAATCCTCCAGCAGCTCTGAAGAATCTAGCAGCTCCGAAGAATCTAGCAGCTCCGAAGAATCTAGCAGCTCCGAAGAATCCAGCAGCTCCGAAGAATCCAGCAGCTCCGAAGAATCCAGCAGCTCTGAAGAATCCAGCAGCTCTGTTGAATACACTGACAAGTGCATCACCTACGTCCATGGTGCTGGCCACTATGCCGAAAACTGCTACAAGGCTGGCCTGAACAACATGGCTGAAGGCAAGTGCTATGAACTGAATCCGGATAGGGTTGAACAGTATGGTAACGCTCTCTACATCAACCCGACCGCTACTGACCCGTACTGGTGGCAGGAAACCGAATGCGCCCAGGTTGAAGTTGTTCCGCCTCCTGATCCGGATACCTACGAACTCCAGGACAAGGGTTGCATCGAATACGTTCATGGTGCTGGCAACTGGACCACGAACTGCTACAATGCTGGCCTGAACGGCATGGAAGAAGGCAAGTGCTATGAAATCAAGCCGGCCAGGTATGCTCAGGTTGCTAACCAGCAGTACATCAATGGCAATGCCTTTGATACCTACTGGTGGCAGGAAACTCTCTGCGCTGATACCGTCTTCAAGTCTGAACCGAAGCCGGAATCTAAGCCGGAACCGAAGTTTGCTGCTGGCAAGGCTCTCGAAGTCGTTGCTACCACTGCCGACATCAAGACGCTCCGCGTGTTCGACATGAACGGCAAGCTCCTCCACAGCGAATCCTTCACTGGTGCTATCAAGGATGTCGACTTTGCTAAGTTTGCTGGCAATGGCGTTCGTCTGGTTCGCATCACCTCTGGCAACAAGCTCGTTGCTATGAAGCGCATCGCTGCTCGCTAA
- a CDS encoding cyanophycin synthetase, whose amino-acid sequence MLSDGMKYLETRLMFGMVPGLDSTRMICDALGNPERKFKSIHVVGTNGKGSTSFYLAGILQAHGLKAGLYTSPHLVSLRERIRVDDEPISEADLDRLLLQVKQAAESVSSAQAALGKPALEPTFFEVLTVAAFLYYAEKGVDVAVLEAGMGGRLDSTAVAGGGMAVVTGIGLEHTEVLGPTESAILREKMGVLGVPGEASGVVGDGAGKAFVLGGLGPDLLEEAREYAAALGASIVVPEVRTEVKLPNLGRHYVENASLSLKAAELFLNAPDRAGKRYDDALSVKALETRSWAGRMQLLTGPDGNVRVILDGAHNSHAVRRLVQTLDEYYPGQKFHCLFGALKDKDLHEMLRLMMPHVSQWHVTRTPYTRFRELSDLQTEIESLGGHVASAGEMSETYIQGALNASEGPLLITGSLYLIGSVVQILKNDFDGLNFFKKLAPSVNENH is encoded by the coding sequence ATGTTATCCGATGGCATGAAATATCTTGAAACTCGCTTGATGTTCGGGATGGTTCCCGGGCTGGATTCTACGCGCATGATTTGCGATGCTCTCGGGAATCCGGAACGAAAATTCAAGTCTATCCATGTCGTGGGCACGAACGGCAAGGGCTCGACGAGCTTTTATTTGGCTGGCATCTTGCAGGCTCATGGGCTTAAGGCGGGCCTTTATACGAGTCCGCATTTGGTAAGCTTGCGAGAGCGCATCCGCGTCGATGATGAACCCATTTCAGAAGCGGACCTTGACCGGCTTTTGTTGCAGGTAAAACAGGCGGCTGAATCCGTGTCGTCGGCGCAGGCTGCGCTCGGCAAACCCGCTCTGGAACCCACATTTTTTGAGGTTTTGACCGTTGCTGCGTTCCTCTATTATGCAGAGAAGGGCGTCGATGTGGCCGTGCTCGAAGCGGGCATGGGCGGGCGTCTCGACAGCACTGCGGTTGCCGGCGGCGGGATGGCTGTCGTGACGGGTATCGGGCTTGAACATACCGAGGTTCTCGGGCCTACGGAATCGGCGATTCTTCGCGAAAAAATGGGGGTGCTGGGGGTGCCGGGCGAAGCTTCGGGCGTTGTCGGCGATGGTGCGGGCAAGGCATTCGTTCTTGGCGGGCTTGGGCCGGATTTGCTTGAGGAGGCGCGTGAATACGCTGCAGCTCTCGGAGCCTCCATTGTTGTACCCGAGGTCCGGACCGAGGTCAAACTCCCGAATCTCGGACGCCATTATGTCGAAAATGCAAGCCTTTCGCTCAAGGCTGCCGAACTGTTCTTGAATGCTCCGGATCGTGCCGGGAAACGTTACGACGATGCCTTGTCTGTTAAAGCGCTTGAGACGCGTTCGTGGGCAGGCCGGATGCAGTTACTGACAGGCCCGGATGGAAACGTGCGGGTCATATTGGACGGGGCGCACAATTCCCATGCGGTCCGGCGTTTGGTGCAGACTTTAGATGAATATTACCCGGGGCAAAAATTCCACTGCCTGTTTGGGGCTCTCAAGGACAAGGACCTTCATGAAATGCTCCGGCTGATGATGCCCCATGTGAGCCAGTGGCATGTCACGAGAACTCCATATACGCGATTCCGGGAACTTTCGGATTTGCAGACGGAGATTGAATCTCTTGGGGGCCATGTGGCAAGCGCAGGTGAAATGTCGGAAACCTACATACAAGGCGCTTTAAATGCGTCCGAGGGGCCGCTCCTGATTACCGGAAGTCTTTACTTGATTGGTTCGGTTGTCCAAATCCTAAAAAATGACTTTGATGGGTTAAATTTTTTTAAAAAACTGGCGCCATCCGTTAATGAAAATCATTAA
- a CDS encoding endonuclease, with protein MILAPFQRVLAVFSAKASTVLALAFFVTVFAPNTEARVDPTAAPQHYNYRDASKQLRRVYYGDLQETLYCGCKYDDKKNVDFSSCDFKPRENPNRKSFKRAEKIEWEHMVTAHNMGHFRPCWKDGGRKNCSTNDTTFKLMEGDMHNLYPAIGEVNGDRSNFMYSQWTNDPVPMYGGCKTIVDFKDKKVQPREEARGIVARASFYMEKTYGVSLSKQDRKLFEAWDKMYPVTEKECERDRRIFKVQGDHNPFVYEKCPK; from the coding sequence ATGATTCTCGCCCCGTTTCAGCGCGTTTTAGCTGTATTTTCTGCCAAGGCATCTACCGTTCTTGCACTCGCATTCTTTGTCACCGTTTTCGCCCCCAACACCGAAGCCCGCGTTGACCCCACGGCCGCTCCGCAGCATTACAACTACCGCGATGCAAGCAAACAGCTGCGCCGCGTATACTACGGGGACCTGCAAGAGACTCTCTACTGTGGCTGCAAATACGACGACAAGAAAAACGTCGACTTTTCAAGTTGCGACTTCAAGCCGCGCGAAAACCCGAACCGCAAAAGTTTCAAGCGCGCCGAAAAAATCGAATGGGAACACATGGTCACGGCCCACAACATGGGGCACTTCCGCCCCTGCTGGAAGGACGGAGGCCGCAAGAACTGCAGCACCAACGACACGACGTTCAAGTTGATGGAAGGCGACATGCACAACCTCTACCCCGCCATCGGCGAGGTGAACGGTGACCGCAGCAACTTCATGTACAGCCAGTGGACTAACGATCCCGTTCCAATGTACGGTGGCTGCAAGACCATCGTCGACTTCAAAGACAAGAAAGTGCAGCCCCGCGAGGAGGCCCGCGGCATTGTCGCACGGGCGAGTTTCTACATGGAAAAGACATACGGAGTTAGTTTATCCAAACAGGACCGCAAGTTATTCGAGGCATGGGACAAGATGTACCCCGTCACCGAGAAGGAATGTGAGCGCGACCGACGCATTTTCAAGGTGCAAGGCGACCATAATCCGTTCGTTTACGAGAAATGCCCCAAATAA